A genomic segment from Roseibium algicola encodes:
- a CDS encoding MaoC family dehydratase: protein MSTDTLSRTLAASELETLVGTEVGVSSWYLIDQARIDAFAEVTQDHQFIHVDPERAAETPFEGTIAHGFLTLSLLSAMGVEAQPKINGATMGINYGFDKVRFLAPVKVGSRVRGRFVLARLSRPKPQEVDIVWQSTVEIENGKRPALVAEWLNRFYLEGEADKSC, encoded by the coding sequence GTGAGCACTGATACGCTGTCACGCACCCTTGCCGCAAGCGAGCTGGAAACGCTTGTCGGAACGGAGGTCGGCGTGTCCTCCTGGTACCTGATCGACCAGGCCAGGATAGACGCTTTTGCCGAGGTGACGCAGGACCACCAGTTCATCCATGTTGATCCTGAAAGGGCGGCGGAAACACCTTTCGAAGGTACGATCGCGCACGGGTTTCTGACGCTGTCGCTCCTCTCCGCGATGGGGGTTGAAGCCCAGCCGAAGATCAATGGCGCAACGATGGGCATCAATTACGGTTTCGACAAGGTGCGTTTTCTTGCACCCGTAAAGGTGGGCAGCCGGGTCCGCGGGCGGTTTGTCCTCGCCCGTCTTTCAAGGCCGAAACCGCAAGAGGTTGATATCGTCTGGCAGTCGACGGTGGAGATCGAGAACGGCAAGCGGCCTGCGCTGGTCGCCGAATGGCTCAACCGGTTCTATCTGGAAGGAGAGGCGGACAAATCATGTTGA